A region from the Chrysoperla carnea chromosome 4, inChrCarn1.1, whole genome shotgun sequence genome encodes:
- the LOC123298039 gene encoding ejaculatory bulb-specific protein 3-like produces MKLSVGFVFLMCVVGVYLVDLDAIDVDEVLGNPRLLNNMINCICRDKKCTPEGKAIKERIATSISTSCAECSDKQKTSIRKAGRFVQQNRPDDWNCITNKYDPEGKYKESYTKFFASN; encoded by the exons atgaagCTGTCCGTAGGATTTGTGTTTTTAATGTGCGTCGTTGGTGTATATCTAGTCGACTTAGATGCCATCGATGTTGATGAAGTACTTGGCAATCCAagacttttaaataatatgatcaATTGTATTTGCCGTGATAAAAAATGTACACCCGAGGGCAAAGCTATAAAag AACGTATTGCAACAAGTATTTCAACAAGTTGCGCCGAATGTagtgataaacaaaaaacaagtattCGTAAAGCTGGTCGCTTCGTGCAGCAAAATCGTCCAGATGATTGGAATTgtattacaaacaaatatgaTCCTGAAGGTAAATACAAAGAAAGTTACACAAAATTCTTCgccagtaattaa